A single Vigna radiata var. radiata cultivar VC1973A chromosome 8, Vradiata_ver6, whole genome shotgun sequence DNA region contains:
- the LOC106770561 gene encoding uncharacterized protein LOC106770561: protein MTKNQCSSCSWGSSHGASSSRGMVGSEMCYCGELAVLRVAKTPKNQGKHFWGCPNYRRSRYEEVRGCNFFKWHIEDNGDERDTTIGWQRRKIINLERSLLVCQKREKVAGVVYLLGVAVDLLEGS from the exons ATGACAAAGAATCAGTGTTCCTCGTGCTCATGGGGGAGCTCTCATGGTGCTTCATCATCAAGAGGAATGGTTGGCAGCGAAATGTGCTATTGTGGAGAGCTTGCCGTATTGAGAGTGGCAAAAACTCCTAAGAACCAGGGAAAGCATTTTTGGGGCTGCCCTAATTACAGGCGGAGTCGTTATGAAGAAGTGCGAGGatgtaatttcttcaaatggcACATTGAAGATAATGGAGATGAAAGGGATACTACAATTGGATGGCAAAGGAGAAAGATCATTAATTTGGAAAGATCACTTTTGGTTTGTCAGAAAAGGGAGAAG GTTGCTGGTGTGGTGTACCTTCTTGGGGTTGCTGTTGATTTGCTTGAGGGTAGTTAG
- the LOC106771779 gene encoding uncharacterized protein LOC106771779 codes for MDEWKKDAHIPEFGNWDLTNDFPITRYFECATQPRPLRYTSSSAGTPLHNKPPRPLRNHSKQETRNKGRRCPHGKGKAYVVKEQSRKPNRRRKHMQVQQDDTVRRTPKPVDEDLYKIPPELLHTSNKRKKIMGFISKCFVQLSCHENC; via the exons ATGGAT GAATGGAAGAAAGACGCACACATTCCGGAGTTTGGGAACTGGGATTTAACCAATGACTTTCCTATCACTCGCTATTTCGAGTGTGCAACACAGCCCCGTCCGCTTCGTTACACCTCCTCCTCCGCCGGAACTCCTCTCCACAACAAACCTCCTCGCCCCCTTCGAAATCATTCCAAACAG GAAACGAGGAACAAGGGAAGGAGGTGCCCGCATGGTAAAGGAAAAGCGTACGTAGTCAAGGAACAGTCAAGGAAGCCAAATAGAAGAAGGAAGCATATGCAGGTGCAACAAGACGACACCGTTCGGCGAACTCCCAAACCTGTTGACGAAGATCTCTACAAGATCCCTCCCGAACTCCTTCACACTTCCAACAAACGG AAGAAAATTATGGGGTTCATTTCCAAGTGTTTTGTACAGCTTTCTTGTCACGAGAACTGCTAA
- the LOC106770562 gene encoding probable serine/threonine-protein kinase PBL24 has translation MNCFPCCATKKSLSKREHDAPPSAPEPAPAAPAPAPAPAPVAAAAPEMKKQISDDHISVDPENIKVKAFTFRELATATKNFRQDCLLDEGCFGRVYKGIIPATGQVVAVKQLDRNGIGKEILTAVSDLCMLQHENLVNLIGYCTDGDQRLLVYELFSGRTLESRLFENKEDEAPLNWYDRMKILAGASKGLEYLHESSDPPVIFKDLKASSILVDNDFNVKLRDVGMTKLSGGEKMNNGPPRLMGNNGYCAPEYVRTGQVTKKSDVYSFGVILLELVTGRRAIDTTRPNEEQNLVAWATPLFRDPKRYPDMADPVLKKNFPDKDLNQVVAIASMCLQEEAEARPLISDVVTALSFLSAPPPVAAPRKSSAGESESGSVSRKGSRRSSVDTDGRLPPVSSKNSRKGSKKSSLKLLSQKISQKSSEEDLGQKSSKKSSKSSRKSSLRGLTQKSSKKSSSRKSSKESEDGSVSSSCRSSSLASDDERSVSARSSMRLSQASDQSDSNYSSRRTEDADHNLLDRASTMESDVGSGHPFDQTSSSGSSVYSR, from the exons ATGAATTGCTTCCCTTGTTGTGCAACTAAGAAAAGCCTAAGCAAGAGAGAACACGATGCTCCACCATCAGCACCCGAACCTGCACCAGCAGCACCAGCACCAGCACCAGCACCCGCACCAGTAGCAGCAGCAGCACCAG AAATGAAGAAACAAATTTCCGATGATCACATCTCAGTTGATCCTGAAAATATTAAGGTAAAGGCTTTCACGTTCCGTGAGCTAGCAACAGCAACAAAGAATTTCCGACAGGATTGCCTGTTGGATGAAGGATGTTTCGGGAGAGTATACAAAGGAATAATTCCTGCCACCGGCCAG GTCGTGGCCGTGAAGCAACTCGATCGAAATGGGATCGGTAAGGAAATTCTGACTGCTGTTTCTGATCTATGTATGTTGCAGCATGAGAATCTGGTAAATCTCATTGGTTATTGTACCGATGGTGATCAACGTCTTTTGGTTTACGAGTTGTTTTCTGGGCGCACTCTTGAAAGCCGTCTTTTTG AGAATAAAGAGGATGAAGCACCATTAAACTGGTATGACAGAATGAAAATACTAGCGGGTGCTTCAAAAGGGCTAGAGTACTTACATGAGAGTTCGGACCCTCCAGTTATATTCAAGGATTTGAAAGCGTCGAGCATCTTGGTGGACAATGATTTCAACGTTAAACTACGTGATGTTGGAATGACCAAGCTTTCTGGTGGAGAAAAGATGAACAACGGACCTCCAAGACTTATGGGGAACAATGGTTACTGCGCTCCGGAGTATGTAAGAACAGGTCAAGTCACCAAGAAATCAGACGTCTACAGTTTCGGAGTTATCTTGCTGGAGCTCGTTACTGGACGAAGAGCCATTGACACCACCAGACCAAATGAAGAGCAAAATCTAGTTGCATGG GCAACCCCCTTGTTCAGGGACCCGAAGAGATATCCAGACATGGCGGATCCGGTTCTTAAAAAGAATTTCCCAGATAAAGATCTGAATCAAGTTGTTGCAATAGCATCCATGTGCTTACAGGAGGAAGCAGAAGCTCGACCTTTGATCAGTGACGTTGTAACTGCTCTCAGTTTTCTTTCTGCTCCTCCTCCTGTTGCAGCACCCCGAAAGAGTAGTGCTGGTGAAAGCGAGAGTGGATCAGTATCAAGAAAGGGGAGCCGTAGATCATCAGTAGATACTGATGGCCGCCTTCCGCCGGTTTCCTCTAAAAATAGTCGCAAAGGCAGCAAAAAATCTTCACTGAAACTGTTAAGCCAGAAGATAAGCCAAAAATCTTCTGAGGAAGATTTAGGACAGAAGAGCAGCAAAAAGTCCTCCAAGAGCAGCAGAAAATCTTCCCTGAGAGGTTTAACCCAAAAGAGCAGTAAAAAATCTTCTAGCAGAAAGAGTAGCAAAGAATCGGAGGATGGAAGCGTTTCCTCAAGCTGCCGTAGCAGCAGTTTGGCATCAGATGATGAAAGGTCTGTGTCAGCTCGTAGCAGCATGAGGCTATCACAAGCGAGTGATCAATCTGACTCCAACTACAGCAGCAGAAGGACAGAAGATGCGGACCATAACCTACTAGACCGTGCAAGCACCATGGAATCTGATGTGGGAAGTGGTCACCCTTTTGACCAAACTAGCAGCAGTGGATCAAGCGTTTACtctcgataa
- the LOC106771928 gene encoding F-box protein PP2-B10 produces the protein MKEQELPEGCIAEILSYAATPADLLNLSLVSKAFASASEYDTVWGRFIPSDLSSFLPSSSIPSSTSKKALYYALSDNPTIIDQGKKSFQLEKRNGKKCFMLSARDLNIIWGGTSQYWKWTNLPQSRFEEVARLYAVCWLEISGKINIRVLSPNTLYAAFLVFKMIDASGFHHHPVELSVGILGGNSSFKNVCLDPSLEDDELDDTFLGLQRPSEREDGWLEIEMGEFFNSGMEEDELHMKIKETTSNMWKHGFILEGIEVRPKHVR, from the exons ATGAAGGAGCAAGAGTTGCCTGAAGGATGCATCGCAGAGATATTATCCTACGCTGCTACTCCTGCAGATTTACTTAACCTCTCCCTCGTTTCCAAGGCCTTTGCTTCTGCTTCTGAATACGACACTGTGTGGGGTCGTTTTATCCCTTCCGATCTCTCCTCTTTCCTTCCCTCTTCCTCCATCCCTTCCTCTACCTCTAAGAAAGCTCTCTATTATGCTCTTTCCGACAACCCCACAATCATCGATCAGGGTAAAAAG AGTTTTCAATTGGAGAAGAGGAATGGAAAGAAGTGTTTCATGCTTTCCGCTAGAGATCTCAACATTATATGGGGTGGCACTTCTCAATATTGGAAGTGGACAAACCTGCCACAGTCCAG GTTCGAAGAAGTTGCGAGGCTTTATGCTGTGTGCTGGTTAGAGATCAGTGGGAAGATAAACATCCGTGTCTTGTCCCCAAACACTCTCTACGCAGCTTTTCTAGTGTTCAAGATGATCGATGCCAGCGGATTCCACCATCATCCTGTGGAGTTATCAGTAGGTATTCTCGGAGGCAATAGCAGTTTCAAAAATGTTTGTTTGGATCCCAGCTTAGAAGATGACGAACTGGATGACACTTTCCTGGGACTGCAACGTCCCAGTGAGAGAGAAGATGGGTGGCTGGAGATTGAGATGGGAGAGTTCTTCAATTCAGGcatggaagaagatgaactgCATATGAAAATCAAGGAAACAACCAGCAATATGTGGAAACACGGTTTCATTCTTGAAGGAATTGAAGTTAGACCTAAACATGTTCGATAA